A single region of the Streptomyces sp. AM 4-1-1 genome encodes:
- a CDS encoding endonuclease/exonuclease/phosphatase family protein, with protein MPAVFPGTTTATTTVSAVVAVALAAGLLTGAATTASATTTASPVTARETVTAREAVTTPVRIHDIQGTTRTSPLAGQPVAGVQGIVTGVRTYGSKGFWFQDPRPDADPATSEGVFVFTSSTPTVAVGDAVNVSGTVTEYVPGGLASGNQSLTQITKPDVTVTSSGNALPAPVTLSEGSVPSRYAPAGDPAAGGSVNGLRLAPTRYALDRYESLEGMNVRVGTSRVVGATDAHAELWVTVKPHENANRRGGTVYGSYTAQNTGRVQIQSLVPLAEQPFPKADVGDVLTGGAEGPLDFNQYGGYTLTARILGTVSDRGPRPGTTRGQRAGELAVATYNVENLDPGDPREKFDALAGAVVRNLASPDIVALEEIQDDNGPKDDGTVSAEETLRKFTAAIVAAGGPAYEWRGIDPVNDADGGEPGGNIRQVFLFNPARVSFTERAGGDATTATDVVRDRGRAALTLSPGRVAPSDPAWTDSRKPLAGEFTFRGRTVFLIANHFASKGGDEAITSHHQPPTRSSEIRRHAQARTVNTFVKKLLSVQRNADVLVMGDINDFEFSGTTDALTAGRVLYPAVESLPRAERYSYVYQGNSQVLDQILTSPSIKDFTYDSVHINAEFADQNSDHDPQVIRFRP; from the coding sequence ATGCCTGCCGTATTTCCCGGAACCACCACCGCAACCACCACCGTCTCCGCCGTCGTCGCCGTGGCCCTGGCAGCCGGTCTGCTGACCGGCGCGGCCACCACCGCGTCCGCGACCACCACCGCGTCCCCCGTCACCGCACGGGAGACCGTCACCGCGCGGGAAGCCGTCACCACCCCCGTCCGCATCCATGACATCCAGGGCACCACCCGGACGTCCCCGCTGGCCGGACAGCCGGTCGCCGGGGTCCAGGGCATCGTCACAGGCGTCCGGACGTACGGCTCGAAGGGCTTCTGGTTCCAGGACCCGCGCCCGGACGCCGACCCCGCGACCAGCGAGGGCGTCTTCGTGTTCACCAGCTCCACGCCCACCGTCGCGGTGGGTGACGCGGTCAACGTCTCCGGCACGGTCACCGAGTACGTCCCGGGCGGCCTCGCCTCCGGCAACCAGTCGCTCACCCAGATCACCAAGCCGGACGTCACCGTGACCTCGTCCGGCAACGCCCTGCCCGCGCCGGTCACCCTCTCCGAAGGGTCGGTGCCGTCCCGGTACGCCCCGGCGGGCGATCCCGCGGCGGGCGGCTCCGTCAACGGGCTGCGGCTGGCCCCCACCCGCTACGCCCTGGACCGCTACGAGTCGCTGGAGGGCATGAACGTCCGCGTCGGCACGTCCCGCGTGGTCGGCGCCACCGACGCGCACGCCGAGCTGTGGGTGACGGTCAAGCCGCACGAGAACGCGAACCGGCGCGGCGGCACGGTCTACGGCTCGTACACCGCGCAGAACACCGGCCGCGTGCAGATCCAGTCGCTCGTACCACTCGCCGAGCAGCCCTTCCCGAAGGCCGACGTCGGCGATGTGCTGACGGGCGGTGCGGAAGGGCCGCTGGACTTCAACCAGTACGGCGGCTACACCCTCACCGCCCGCATCCTGGGCACGGTGTCCGACCGCGGGCCGCGGCCCGGGACGACGCGCGGGCAGCGCGCGGGCGAGCTGGCGGTGGCCACGTACAACGTCGAGAACCTCGACCCGGGCGACCCGCGGGAGAAGTTCGACGCGCTGGCCGGGGCGGTCGTGCGCAACCTGGCGTCGCCGGACATCGTGGCGCTGGAGGAGATCCAGGACGACAACGGCCCGAAGGACGACGGTACGGTCTCCGCCGAGGAGACGCTGCGGAAGTTCACGGCGGCGATCGTGGCGGCGGGCGGTCCCGCGTACGAGTGGCGCGGCATCGACCCGGTGAACGACGCGGACGGCGGCGAGCCGGGCGGCAACATCCGGCAGGTGTTCCTGTTCAACCCGGCGCGGGTGTCGTTCACGGAGCGCGCGGGCGGCGACGCGACGACCGCGACCGATGTCGTGCGCGACCGGGGGCGCGCGGCCCTCACCCTCTCCCCCGGTCGCGTCGCCCCGTCCGACCCGGCATGGACCGACAGCCGCAAGCCGCTGGCGGGCGAGTTCACCTTCCGGGGCCGCACGGTCTTCCTGATCGCGAACCACTTCGCGTCCAAGGGCGGCGACGAGGCCATCACCTCGCACCACCAGCCGCCGACGCGTTCGTCGGAGATCCGGCGCCATGCCCAGGCACGGACCGTCAACACCTTTGTCAAGAAGCTGCTGAGCGTCCAGCGGAACGCCGACGTGCTGGTCATGGGCGACATCAACGACTTCGAGTTCTCCGGCACGACCGACGCGCTGACCGCAGGCCGCGTCCTGTACCCGGCCGTCGAGTCACTGCCCAGGGCGGAGCGTTACTCGTACGTCTACCAGGGCAACTCCCAGGTCCTGGACCAGATCCTGACGAGTCCTTCGATCAAGGACTTCACGTACGACAGCGTGCACATCAACGCCGAGTTCGCGGACCAGAACAGCGACCACGACCCCCAGGTGATCCGCTTCCGCCCCTGA
- a CDS encoding antibiotic biosynthesis monooxygenase, with translation MVATQLNSRPDLLRSDVGLVKVSTWDVGTPERQRQTVEAIRAAWSGREWPELGPLSYTVHVGEDGRTLLHYSQWAGDAVHQEFVRNESNGRGERNAEIDAAVPGIERLSLHSYELYRSGMREKAPEPGCVVIVDIVFDGPDRARQRDWVDTVFEALGTDPAPAPGGISAHLHVGVGGDRVLNYAEWESARAHVDALAAPGAGIGSRTPQWERVRTYPGLTGGGVRRYTPALSFGAGG, from the coding sequence ATGGTGGCCACACAGCTCAACTCCCGTCCGGATCTGCTGCGTTCCGATGTCGGACTGGTCAAGGTCAGTACCTGGGACGTCGGTACCCCCGAGCGTCAGCGGCAGACGGTCGAGGCGATCCGGGCGGCGTGGAGCGGTCGTGAGTGGCCGGAGCTGGGGCCGCTCTCGTACACCGTCCATGTCGGGGAGGACGGCAGGACGCTGCTCCACTACAGCCAGTGGGCCGGTGACGCGGTCCACCAGGAGTTCGTGCGGAACGAGTCCAACGGGCGCGGCGAGCGGAACGCCGAGATCGACGCCGCCGTGCCGGGGATCGAACGGCTCTCGTTGCACTCGTACGAGCTGTACCGCTCGGGGATGCGTGAGAAGGCGCCGGAGCCGGGCTGCGTGGTGATCGTCGACATCGTGTTCGACGGCCCCGACAGGGCGCGGCAACGCGACTGGGTGGACACCGTGTTCGAGGCCCTGGGCACCGATCCGGCACCGGCACCCGGCGGGATCTCGGCACACCTGCACGTCGGCGTCGGCGGGGACCGGGTCCTCAACTACGCGGAGTGGGAGAGCGCCCGGGCCCACGTCGACGCGCTGGCCGCGCCCGGTGCCGGGATCGGGTCCAGGACGCCGCAGTGGGAGCGGGTGCGGACGTACCCGGGGTTGACCGGCGGAGGTGTGCGGCGCTACACGCCCGCGCTGAGCTTCGGCGCGGGCGGGTAG
- the dapD gene encoding 2,3,4,5-tetrahydropyridine-2,6-dicarboxylate N-succinyltransferase: MTDTISVRTTGAVAAGLATIAGDGTVLDTWFPAPELTAEPGPAGTERLDPDTAVNLLGEGAARATGVDARRGVEVVAVRTVISSLDDKPLDAHDAYLRLHLLSHRLVRPHGQNLDGLFGLLANVAWTSLGPVAVDDLEKVRLNARAEGLHLQVTSVDKFPRMTDYVAPKGVRIADADRVRLGAHLAAGTTVMHEGFVNFNAGTLGTSMVEGRISAGVVVGDGSDIGGGASTMGTLSGGGTERIVIGERCLIGAEAGVGIALGDECVVEAGLYVTAGTRITLPDGQIVKAREISGASNILFRRNSVTGTVEARPNNSVWGGLNDILHSHN; encoded by the coding sequence ATGACCGACACGATCTCCGTACGCACCACCGGCGCCGTCGCCGCCGGGCTCGCCACCATCGCCGGTGACGGCACCGTCCTCGACACGTGGTTCCCCGCCCCCGAGCTCACCGCGGAGCCCGGCCCGGCCGGAACCGAACGGCTGGACCCCGACACCGCCGTGAATCTCCTCGGCGAGGGCGCCGCCAGGGCCACCGGTGTGGACGCCCGCCGAGGCGTCGAGGTCGTCGCCGTCCGCACGGTCATCTCCTCGCTCGACGACAAGCCGCTCGACGCGCACGACGCGTATCTGCGTCTGCACCTGCTCTCGCACCGCCTCGTCCGGCCGCACGGGCAGAACCTCGACGGGCTCTTCGGCCTCCTCGCCAACGTCGCCTGGACCTCGCTCGGTCCGGTCGCCGTCGACGACCTGGAGAAGGTGCGGCTCAACGCCCGCGCGGAAGGTCTGCACCTCCAGGTCACGTCCGTCGACAAGTTCCCCCGGATGACGGACTACGTCGCGCCCAAGGGCGTGCGGATCGCCGACGCCGACCGGGTCCGCCTCGGCGCGCACCTCGCCGCCGGAACCACCGTCATGCACGAGGGCTTCGTCAACTTCAACGCGGGCACCCTGGGCACATCGATGGTCGAGGGCCGGATCTCCGCGGGTGTGGTCGTCGGTGACGGCTCCGACATCGGCGGCGGCGCCTCCACCATGGGCACCCTCTCCGGTGGCGGCACGGAGCGCATCGTCATCGGGGAGCGCTGCCTGATCGGCGCCGAGGCGGGCGTCGGGATCGCGCTCGGTGACGAGTGCGTCGTCGAGGCCGGTCTGTACGTCACGGCCGGTACGCGGATCACGCTGCCGGACGGGCAGATCGTCAAGGCCCGGGAGATCTCCGGCGCCTCGAACATCCTCTTCCGCCGCAACTCGGTCACCGGGACCGTCGAGGCCCGCCCGAACAACTCGGTCTGGGGCGGCCTGAACGACATCCTGCACAGCCACAACTAG
- a CDS encoding metal-sulfur cluster assembly factor, producing MSENETLTTRPASEEEVREALYDVVDPELGIDVVNLGLIYGIHVDDANIATLDMTLTSAACPLTDVIEDQAKSATDGIVNELRINWVWMPPWGPDKITDDGREQLRALGFNV from the coding sequence ATGAGCGAGAACGAGACCCTGACCACCAGGCCGGCCTCCGAGGAGGAGGTCCGTGAGGCCCTGTACGACGTGGTCGACCCCGAGCTGGGCATCGACGTCGTCAATCTGGGCCTGATCTACGGCATCCACGTCGACGACGCGAACATCGCCACCCTCGACATGACCCTGACGTCCGCGGCCTGTCCGCTGACCGATGTCATCGAGGACCAGGCGAAGTCCGCGACCGACGGCATCGTCAACGAACTGCGGATCAACTGGGTCTGGATGCCCCCGTGGGGCCCGGACAAGATCACGGACGACGGGCGCGAGCAGCTGCGCGCGCTGGGCTTCAACGTCTGA
- the sufU gene encoding Fe-S cluster assembly sulfur transfer protein SufU, whose translation MKLDSMYQEVILDHYKHPHGRGLRDGDAEVHHVNPTCGDEITLRVKYDGETVADVSYEGQGCSISQASASVLNELLVGKQLDEARKIQAAFLELMQSKGQLEPDEAMEEVLEDAVAFAGVSKYPARVKCALLSWMAWKDATAQALSEGKTS comes from the coding sequence GTGAAGCTTGATTCCATGTACCAGGAAGTGATCCTGGACCACTACAAGCACCCCCACGGGCGCGGTCTGCGGGACGGCGACGCGGAGGTGCACCATGTCAATCCGACATGCGGCGACGAGATCACGCTCCGGGTGAAGTACGACGGCGAGACCGTCGCCGACGTGTCGTACGAGGGCCAGGGCTGCTCCATCAGCCAGGCCAGCGCCTCCGTGCTCAACGAGCTGCTGGTCGGCAAACAGCTCGACGAGGCCCGGAAGATCCAGGCCGCGTTCCTGGAGCTGATGCAGTCCAAGGGACAGCTGGAGCCGGACGAGGCCATGGAGGAGGTGCTGGAGGACGCCGTCGCGTTCGCCGGTGTCTCGAAGTACCCGGCCCGGGTCAAGTGCGCGCTGCTGAGCTGGATGGCGTGGAAAGACGCGACGGCGCAGGCGCTGTCCGAAGGGAAGACGTCATGA
- a CDS encoding cysteine desulfurase, with translation MTDARQGLPGLLDTEAIRKDFPILDRTIHDGKKIVYLDNAATSQKPRQVLDALNGYYERHNANVHRGVHVLAEEATALYEGARDKVAAFINAPSRNEVIFTKNASESLNLVANMLGWADEPYRVDRETEIVITEMEHHSNIVPWQLLSQRTGAQLKWFGITDDGRLDLSEIDEVITEKTKIVSLTLVSNIMGTINPVEKIIRRAQQVGALVCVDASQAAPHMVVDVQALQADFVAFTGHKMVGPTGIGVLWGRQELLEDLPPFLGGGEMIETVSMHSSTYAPAPHKFEAGTPPIAQAVGLGAAVDYLTAIGMDRIARHEHAITEYAVRRLLEVPDLRIIGPATAENRGATISFTLGDIHPHDVGQVLDEQGIAVRVGHHCARPVCLRYGIPATTRASFYLYSTPAEVDALVDGLEHVRNFFG, from the coding sequence GTGACTGACGCCCGACAGGGGCTCCCCGGCCTCCTCGACACCGAGGCGATCCGAAAGGACTTCCCGATCCTGGATCGCACGATCCACGACGGGAAGAAGATCGTTTACCTGGACAACGCGGCGACCTCGCAGAAGCCGCGCCAGGTGCTCGACGCACTCAACGGGTACTACGAACGGCACAACGCGAACGTCCATCGCGGTGTGCACGTGCTCGCCGAAGAGGCCACCGCTCTGTACGAGGGCGCCCGCGACAAGGTCGCCGCCTTCATCAACGCGCCGAGCCGCAACGAGGTGATCTTCACCAAGAACGCCTCGGAGTCGCTCAACCTCGTGGCGAACATGCTCGGCTGGGCCGACGAGCCCTACCGGGTGGACCGCGAGACCGAGATCGTCATCACGGAGATGGAGCACCACTCCAACATCGTGCCGTGGCAGCTGCTCTCGCAGCGCACGGGCGCGCAGCTGAAGTGGTTCGGCATCACCGACGACGGACGCCTCGACCTGTCCGAGATCGACGAGGTCATCACGGAGAAGACGAAGATCGTCTCCCTGACCCTCGTCTCCAACATCATGGGCACGATCAACCCGGTCGAGAAGATCATCCGCCGCGCCCAGCAGGTCGGCGCCCTGGTCTGCGTGGACGCCTCGCAGGCGGCCCCGCACATGGTGGTCGACGTGCAGGCGCTCCAGGCCGACTTCGTGGCCTTCACCGGCCACAAGATGGTCGGTCCGACCGGCATCGGCGTGCTGTGGGGGCGGCAGGAGCTCCTGGAGGACCTGCCGCCGTTCCTCGGCGGCGGCGAGATGATCGAGACCGTGTCGATGCACTCGTCGACGTACGCCCCCGCGCCGCACAAGTTCGAGGCGGGCACGCCTCCGATCGCCCAGGCCGTCGGCCTCGGCGCGGCCGTGGACTACCTCACCGCGATCGGCATGGACAGGATCGCCCGGCACGAGCACGCGATCACCGAGTACGCCGTGCGGAGGCTCCTGGAGGTCCCCGACCTCAGGATCATCGGCCCGGCGACGGCCGAGAACCGCGGCGCGACGATCTCCTTCACGCTCGGCGACATCCACCCGCACGACGTGGGCCAGGTGCTCGACGAGCAGGGCATCGCCGTCCGGGTGGGACACCACTGCGCACGGCCGGTCTGCCTGCGGTACGGAATTCCCGCGACGACGCGAGCGTCGTTCTATCTGTACTCCACGCCCGCCGAGGTCGACGCCCTGGTGGACGGTCTGGAGCACGTCCGGAACTTCTTCGGCTGA
- the sufC gene encoding Fe-S cluster assembly ATPase SufC translates to MATLEIRDLHVTVEADQATKEILKGVDLTVKQGETHAIMGPNGSGKSTLAYSLAGHPKYTITSGTVTLDGEDVLEMSVDERARAGLFLAMQYPVEIPGVSVSNFLRTSATAVRGEAPKLRTWVKEVRETMERLQMDPAFAERNVNEGFSGGEKKRHEILQLELLKPKIAILDETDSGLDVDALRVVSEGVNRVRESGEVGTLLITHYTRILRYIKPDFVHVFAQGRIAESGGAELADKLENEGYEAYVKGGASA, encoded by the coding sequence ATGGCAACGCTTGAAATCCGCGACCTGCACGTCACCGTCGAGGCCGACCAGGCCACGAAGGAGATCCTCAAGGGCGTCGACCTGACCGTGAAGCAGGGCGAGACCCACGCCATCATGGGCCCGAACGGGTCCGGCAAGTCCACCCTCGCGTACTCCCTCGCGGGTCACCCCAAGTACACGATCACCAGCGGCACGGTGACCCTCGACGGCGAGGACGTCCTGGAGATGTCCGTCGACGAGCGCGCCCGTGCCGGTCTCTTCCTCGCCATGCAGTACCCGGTCGAGATCCCCGGTGTGTCGGTCTCCAACTTCCTCCGCACCTCCGCCACCGCCGTCCGCGGCGAGGCGCCCAAGCTGCGCACCTGGGTGAAGGAGGTCCGGGAGACCATGGAGCGCCTCCAGATGGACCCGGCCTTCGCCGAGCGCAACGTCAACGAGGGCTTCTCCGGCGGTGAGAAGAAGCGCCACGAGATCCTTCAGCTGGAGCTCCTGAAGCCGAAGATCGCGATCCTCGACGAGACCGACTCCGGTCTCGACGTCGACGCCCTGCGCGTCGTCTCCGAGGGCGTCAACCGGGTCCGCGAGTCCGGCGAGGTCGGCACGCTGCTGATCACGCACTACACCCGGATTCTCCGCTACATCAAGCCCGACTTCGTCCACGTCTTCGCCCAGGGCCGCATCGCCGAGTCCGGCGGCGCCGAGCTCGCCGACAAGCTGGAGAACGAGGGCTACGAGGCATACGTGAAGGGTGGCGCTTCCGCGTGA
- a CDS encoding non-heme iron oxygenase ferredoxin subunit — MGFVKVCALDELEDDTPKRVEIDGTPVSLVRTEGEVFAINDICSHANVSLSEGEVEDCMIECWLHGSRFDLRTGKPSGLPATRPVPVYPVKIEGDDAAAAVLVSVTQES, encoded by the coding sequence ATGGGCTTCGTCAAGGTCTGCGCGCTGGACGAGCTGGAGGACGACACCCCGAAGCGGGTGGAGATCGACGGCACGCCCGTGTCCCTGGTCCGCACCGAGGGCGAGGTGTTCGCGATCAACGACATCTGCTCGCACGCGAACGTGTCGTTGTCCGAGGGCGAGGTCGAGGACTGCATGATCGAGTGCTGGCTGCACGGATCGCGCTTCGACCTGCGCACAGGCAAGCCGTCCGGCCTTCCCGCGACGCGCCCCGTCCCCGTTTACCCCGTCAAGATCGAAGGAGACGACGCAGCGGCAGCCGTGCTCGTCTCCGTCACCCAGGAGTCCTGA
- the sufD gene encoding Fe-S cluster assembly protein SufD: MAEAQNIPAGSTTAGSIAVAAESTVATRMSAPPSFDVADFPVPHGREEEWRFTPLDRLRGLHDGTAVATGGGIKVAIDAPDSVTVETVGRDDARLGRAGTPVDRVAAQAYSAFETASVVTVPKEAVLTEPVRITVHGEGGVAFGHQVIELGAFAEAVVVIDHTGDAVLAANVDYLVGDGAKLTVVSVQDWDDTAVHVGQHNTLIGRDASFKSIVVTFGGDLVRLHPRIAYAGPGGEAELFGLYFTDKGQHQEHRLLVDHNTPHCKSNAVYKGALQGDDAHAVWIGDVLIQARAEGTDTYEMNRNLVLTDGARVDSVPNLEIETGEIVGAGHASATGRFDDEQLFYLMARGIPAEEARRLVVRGFFAELVQQIGLPDVEARLLEKIETELKASV, translated from the coding sequence ATGGCTGAGGCTCAGAACATTCCGGCGGGGTCGACCACCGCCGGGTCCATCGCGGTGGCCGCCGAGTCGACCGTCGCCACGCGCATGAGCGCGCCCCCGTCCTTCGACGTCGCGGACTTCCCGGTCCCGCACGGCCGTGAGGAGGAGTGGCGGTTCACGCCGCTGGACCGGCTGCGCGGGCTGCACGACGGCACGGCGGTCGCCACCGGCGGCGGGATCAAGGTCGCCATCGACGCGCCTGACTCCGTGACCGTGGAGACGGTCGGCCGCGACGACGCCCGGCTCGGCCGGGCCGGTACCCCGGTGGACCGGGTCGCCGCGCAGGCGTACTCCGCGTTCGAGACGGCGTCGGTCGTCACGGTGCCCAAGGAGGCCGTGCTGACCGAGCCGGTCCGGATCACCGTGCACGGTGAGGGCGGCGTGGCGTTCGGGCACCAGGTCATCGAGCTGGGGGCGTTCGCCGAGGCCGTCGTCGTCATCGACCACACCGGTGACGCGGTGCTCGCCGCCAACGTCGACTACCTCGTCGGCGACGGCGCGAAGCTGACCGTCGTCTCCGTCCAGGACTGGGACGACACGGCCGTCCACGTCGGCCAGCACAACACGCTGATCGGCCGGGACGCGTCCTTCAAGTCGATCGTCGTCACCTTCGGCGGCGACCTCGTCCGTCTCCACCCGCGGATCGCCTACGCGGGCCCCGGCGGCGAGGCCGAGCTGTTCGGCCTGTACTTCACCGACAAGGGCCAGCACCAGGAGCACCGCCTCCTGGTCGACCACAACACCCCGCACTGCAAGTCCAACGCCGTGTACAAGGGCGCGCTCCAGGGCGACGACGCGCACGCGGTGTGGATCGGCGACGTCCTCATCCAGGCCAGGGCCGAGGGCACCGACACGTACGAGATGAACCGCAACCTCGTCCTGACGGACGGGGCCCGGGTCGACTCCGTGCCGAACCTGGAGATCGAGACCGGTGAGATCGTCGGCGCCGGTCACGCCTCGGCGACCGGCCGCTTCGACGACGAGCAGCTGTTCTACCTGATGGCCCGCGGTATCCCCGCCGAGGAGGCCCGCCGCCTGGTCGTGCGCGGCTTCTTCGCCGAGCTGGTCCAGCAGATCGGTCTGCCGGACGTCGAGGCCCGCCTCCTCGAGAAGATCGAGACCGAGCTGAAGGCATCCGTCTGA
- the sufB gene encoding Fe-S cluster assembly protein SufB has product MTLPTETAHPELDGLGTYEFGWADSDAAGAAAKRGLSEAVVRDISEKKNEPEWMLKLRLKGLKLFGKKPMPNWGSDLSGIDFDNIKYFVRSTEKQAESWEDLPEDIKNTYDKLGIPEAEKQRLVAGVAAQYESEVVYHQINEELEAQGVIFMDTDTALKEHPELFKEYFGTVIPVGDNKFASLNSAVWSGGSFIYVPKGVHVEIPLQAYFRINTENMGQFERTLIIVDEDAYVHYVEGCTAPIYSSDSLHSAVVEIIVKKGGRCRYTTIQNWSNNVYNLVTKRAVAYEGATMEWVDGNIGSKVTMKYPAIYLMGEHAKGETLSIAFAGEGQHQDAGAKMVHMAPNTSSNIVSKSVARGGGRTSYRGLIEIGEGAPGAKSNVLCDALLVDTISRSDTYPYVDVREDDVSMGHEATVSKVSEDQLFYLMSRGLTEFEAMAMIVRGFVEPIAKELPMEYALELNRLIELQMEGSVG; this is encoded by the coding sequence ATGACGCTCCCCACGGAGACTGCCCACCCTGAGCTCGATGGCCTGGGCACGTACGAATTCGGCTGGGCCGACTCCGACGCGGCAGGCGCGGCGGCCAAGCGCGGCCTGTCCGAGGCTGTCGTCCGCGACATCTCGGAGAAGAAGAACGAGCCGGAGTGGATGCTCAAGCTCCGGCTCAAGGGACTGAAGCTCTTCGGCAAGAAGCCCATGCCGAACTGGGGCTCCGACCTGTCGGGCATCGACTTCGACAACATCAAGTACTTCGTGCGGTCCACCGAGAAGCAGGCCGAGTCCTGGGAGGACCTGCCGGAGGACATCAAGAACACGTACGACAAGCTCGGCATCCCCGAGGCGGAGAAGCAGCGCCTCGTCGCGGGCGTCGCGGCCCAGTACGAGTCCGAGGTGGTCTACCACCAGATCAACGAGGAGCTGGAGGCGCAGGGTGTCATCTTCATGGACACCGACACCGCGCTGAAGGAGCACCCGGAGCTGTTCAAGGAGTACTTCGGGACGGTCATCCCGGTCGGTGACAACAAGTTCGCGTCGCTGAACTCGGCCGTGTGGTCCGGCGGCTCCTTCATCTACGTGCCGAAGGGCGTGCACGTCGAGATCCCGCTCCAGGCCTACTTCCGGATCAACACCGAGAACATGGGCCAGTTCGAGCGGACGCTGATCATCGTCGACGAGGACGCCTACGTCCACTACGTCGAGGGCTGTACCGCGCCGATCTACTCGTCCGACTCGCTGCACTCCGCGGTCGTCGAGATCATCGTGAAGAAGGGCGGCCGCTGCCGCTACACGACGATCCAGAACTGGTCGAACAACGTCTACAACCTGGTCACCAAGCGAGCTGTGGCCTACGAGGGCGCGACCATGGAATGGGTCGACGGCAACATCGGCTCCAAGGTCACCATGAAGTACCCGGCCATCTACCTGATGGGCGAGCACGCCAAGGGCGAGACCCTGTCCATCGCCTTCGCGGGTGAGGGCCAGCACCAGGACGCCGGCGCCAAGATGGTCCACATGGCACCGAACACCTCCTCGAACATCGTCTCCAAGTCGGTGGCGCGAGGCGGCGGACGCACCTCGTACCGAGGGCTGATCGAGATCGGCGAGGGCGCGCCGGGCGCGAAGTCCAACGTGCTCTGCGACGCGCTGCTGGTCGACACGATCTCGCGCTCGGACACGTACCCGTACGTCGACGTCCGTGAGGACGACGTGTCCATGGGCCACGAGGCGACCGTCTCCAAGGTCTCCGAGGACCAGCTCTTCTACCTCATGAGCCGCGGACTCACCGAGTTCGAGGCGATGGCGATGATCGTGCGCGGCTTCGTCGAGCCGATCGCCAAGGAGCTGCCGATGGAGTACGCCCTGGAGCTCAACCGGCTGATCGAACTGCAGATGGAGGGCTCGGTCGGCTAA
- a CDS encoding metalloregulator ArsR/SmtB family transcription factor yields MKYVGAASQSPQGEAATGLRSDQSTRNRVARSILDHGPSTVTELAKRLGLTPAAVRRHLDALVTDGVVQAREQRVHGARTRGRPAKAFALTDSGRDAFDQSYDKLAADALRWIAETAGDEALVAFARARFAAQAETYRAAVEAAGPDGRAEALARALSADGYAATARSAPAPQQGEQLCQHHCPVAHVAEQFPQLCEAETEFFSSLLGTHVQRLATLAHGDGVCTTFIPRGAAHPTPQTTTSSSASTAGRNPA; encoded by the coding sequence GTGAAATACGTGGGCGCGGCGTCGCAGTCCCCTCAGGGGGAGGCCGCGACCGGGTTGCGTTCGGATCAGTCCACCCGCAACCGGGTCGCGCGCTCCATCCTGGACCACGGCCCGTCCACCGTCACCGAGCTGGCGAAGCGGCTGGGTCTGACCCCGGCCGCCGTCCGCCGCCACCTCGACGCGCTCGTCACCGACGGCGTGGTCCAGGCCCGCGAGCAGCGCGTGCACGGCGCCAGGACCCGCGGCCGGCCCGCCAAGGCGTTCGCCCTGACCGACTCGGGGCGGGACGCCTTCGACCAGTCGTACGACAAGCTGGCGGCCGACGCCCTGCGCTGGATCGCGGAGACGGCGGGGGACGAGGCGCTGGTCGCGTTCGCCCGCGCCAGGTTCGCCGCCCAGGCGGAGACGTACCGCGCGGCGGTCGAGGCCGCCGGGCCCGACGGCCGGGCCGAGGCGCTCGCCAGGGCCCTGTCGGCCGACGGGTACGCTGCTACGGCTCGTAGCGCGCCGGCCCCCCAGCAGGGCGAGCAGCTCTGCCAGCACCACTGTCCGGTCGCGCACGTCGCCGAGCAGTTCCCGCAGCTGTGCGAGGCGGAGACGGAGTTCTTCTCCAGCCTGCTCGGGACGCATGTGCAGCGTCTGGCCACCCTCGCCCACGGCGACGGGGTGTGCACGACGTTCATTCCGCGCGGCGCGGCGCACCCCACCCCACAGACCACCACCTCATCATCCGCAAGCACGGCCGGGAGGAACCCCGCATGA